The window GCTCAACAACGTTCAGCGCAATCGCAGAAGTTACCACCCAGTCAGCACGCGCCTTAACCGCAGCAGAAGTATTGGCATATACCACCACCTCACGATCAGGGTGCTGATCACAAAATTCAGCAAAAGCATCGGCTGGGCAGCCAATATCCAGTGAGCACGTTGCTTCAAGCGTAGGCATTAATACGGTTTTATGTGGGGTTAAAATTTTTGCCGTCTCGCCCATGAACTTGACCCCTGCAACCAGCAAGATATCGGCTGGGTGCTGGCTACCAAAGCGCGCCATTTCCAAGGAGTCGGCAACACAACCGCCAGTGCTCTCGGCTAATTCTTGTAATAAGGGATCGGTATAATAATGCGCTACTAACACCGCATTTTTCTGCGTTAATAGCGCTCGAATTCGCGCAAGCTTTGCCTCATCGCGTGCCAGCGGCTGATTGACACCAGACTCTAGGTGTTGTTGCACAATCTGTTGGGCAGAAACTTGACTCATATCTAATCGAATCCTGAGCGCAATTAGCACAGCTAAAAATAAAAAGGGGCGCCATTATACGCCCTATTTATGAAAATAGCTGTTTTTTTGTCGACAATAGCAACACAGCTCAATATTGAGCCGCGAGCATCATCACTCTTGCATGCGGGTCCAAGTTTGGGTGCGGTAGAAAATACCTAAATAGCCGCGAACATTCAGGGTGTCGCTGTCTTCTAGCCAAAGCTTACAGGCATAGGTTTTACCCTTGGCAGGGTCTAAAATATCGCCGCCGCCATATTTGCCCTGATCAAGGCTAAGGCCAGTGATAATATCCATACCTACTACCGGCTGATCCTTAAGCTCACCGCTGCATTTAGTGCAAACGGTATCGTCAGGTTTCAACAGTAAATCAACCACCTTACCGTATAACTTGCCGTCTTTTTCATAGAGCTCCACGACCGACTTAGGCTCGCCCGTTTCGTCATCAATAGTAGTCCACTTACCGATCACCGATGACTCAGCAAAGGCCTGCGTGGCGGCGATGCCCAGCATAAGGAGTAAACAGCAAGTTTGCAGGGGTAAACCAATGATTCGTCTCAACATATCTACGCTCTCTGTTATTGTTTATCTTATAGTGTAGTCTAGCGACTGAGGCTTGCTATTATTCAGCAATCAAGCAGTGCTTCAAGCACAAAATTTAAATACTGACGACCGCGCGCTGTGGCCCGAACAGCGTGATCGCATTGCAATAATTGTTGCTGACAAAGCGGCTCAATCATCGCGCGAAGCTGCTCTTCACTGGCGCCGGTAAAATTTAGCAGTGACGTCAGCGGTATGCCTTCAGTTAAACGCAGGCCATTCATTAAGGCTTCAAACAGTGCCTCATCAGGCATGATGGTTTGCTGCTTTGCAACAAAGCGCTCTGTCCTAGCCAGATAATCATTTGGCAAGCGAGTATTGTGAAAACGCGAGATAGTCGCCGCAGCGTTATGATCAAACTGGGTGTATTTGCCATGCGCACCCGCACCGATAGCTAAATAATCACCGTAGTGCCAATAATTCAGATTATGCACTGATTGCTGCGCATGATCACTGGCATAGGCCGAGACCTCATAGCTGTAAAGCTGGTGCTGGGCTAACAAATCGACGCCTTGCTGCTGGATATCAGCCAATACGTCTTCATCGGGTAAGCGAGGTGGGTAGCGGTAAAACGCGGTATTTTGTTCAATGGTCAGCTGATACCAAGAAATATGCTGCGCCCCTAAATCAATCGCCAACGCGAGGTCTTGCATGGCAGCAGCCTCAGACTGCTCGGGTAAGCCATGCATTAAATCTATATTAAAGCGCTGAAAGCCAGCTCGCTGCGCCGCTGAAATCGCCGCCAATGCCGACTGCCGATCATGTACGCGGCCTAGCGCCTGCAATTGCTGATCAGCAAACGATTGCACACCAATCGACAAGCGATTCACCCCAGCCTGCCTAAAGTCGGCAAACTTTTTTAGCTCAGCACTGCCGGGATTGGCCTCTAGGGTAATCTCACAGTTGGCTTCAAAACCAATCAGCTGTTCTGCTGCAACAAGAATTTGCCCAATGGCTGCGGCAGAAAACAAGCTTGGCGTGCCGCCACCAAAGAATATTGAGCGCAGGCGTCTGCCTTGCGCAAAAGCTTGCTGCGCACGTAAATCCTGTCGCAGGCAATCAACATAGGCCTGCTCAGGCAGCGCCGTGGCGCTGGTGTGTGAATTAAAATCGCAGTATGGGCACTTTTTTTCGCACCAGGGAATATGCACATATAAGGATAGAGGTGGCAGCGCTTGGCTGACTGCTGTGCTCGAATGCAAGGGCTTCACGTTCAGCGCTTGCTGATCGCCGCCATCAATTGCGCCACCGCTTTCGCCCGGTGGCTCACTTGATTTTTTAATGCAGCAGGCATCGTAGCAACTGCAGCTTGCTGCTCCAGAGCCCAGAATAGCGGGTCATAGCCAAAACCTTGATCACCTTCAGCTGACGTTAAAATGCGACCCTCCCAACTGCCCTGAAAGATCGCCGGCGTAGGATCTGCAGCATGGCGCATCAATACCAATACACAGCGATAGCGCGCGGTTCGCTGCTCGTTCGGCACCTGCGCCAGCGCACGTAATAATTTGGCATTATTGCTGGCATCATTTGCCTCTGGGCCACTGTAGCGGGCGGAGTAAATGCCAGGCTGACCTCGCAGCGCGTCAACTTCTAAACCCGAATCATCGGCTAAGGCTGGCAAACCAGAAATCTTAGCGGCATGCCGCGCCTTGATGATGGCATTCTCAACAAAGCTTAGACCGGTCTCTTCGGCGTCATCAACGGCAAACTGTGACTGCGGCAAAACGTGTACGCCGCGAGCTTGAAACAGCTGTTTAAACTCTTTCAGCTTACCTTGATTGGAGCTCGCCAGGATTAATTTTTCATCGGTGAATAGCAAAGCTTACTCTCCATCATGGTAGAGGCGTTTTTGAAATTTAAACTGCAGCCGCTGCTGACTGCTTTTTGGCTTAACGCTAACCTCAAAGTAAACATCCAGCTTATTGCTGATTTTAAACGGCGCCAGATAATACACGGACTGCTGCTCTTGAATCCGCTTAAACTCAAGCTGCTGCTTATAAATCAAATCACTGACGGTTACCTGCACATCTGCCTCAACGCTTTGCATACTGCCATCGGCTAGGGTTTCAATCACCGCAAGATTCATCAGCGCACGGTCTTTACCCCTGACAAAGCCATAGGTTTGCGCCACTTTTGGACTGATAAAGCTACTATTGAAGGTGGTATAAATCACCTCATAAGCGCCTTTCTTATAGCTTACGCCATCCTGCGCCATCGCTGACTGAGATAAAAAGACGACTAAAATCAGCGCAAACTTGATCAATACATATTGAAAAGACACTACGACCCCTCGGCGTTAAAGTTTTGATACTAGCGACTGATATGGTAAATCGCAGTAGTCGAAAATAGATTTGGCAGCAGTTTTGAAAAACCTGTGAGCCGCTTATCGCCAACCGTCAACTCGCGGTGCAATATTTTGATCCCGCGTTCAGCACAAAGAGACTCAAAATCATATACGGTACAAAAGTGGATATTGGGGGTATTGTACCAGTCATAGGGCATAAATTTAGACACCGGCATACGCCCCTGACTGATCAAATGTAATCGAGAGCGCCAATGTCCAAAGTTTGGAAACGCAACAATGCCAGAGCCACCGATACGCAGCATTTCCTGCAATACTAAATCGGGGCGGTGCAGCGCCTGCAGAGTTTGCGACAAAATCACCACATCAAAACTTTGGCTGGAAAAATTATCCAGACCCCGATCAAGGTTCTGCTCGATAACAGAAACGCCTTTGCGCACACACTGATTAAACTTATCGTGATCAATCTCAACGCCCATGATATCAGCCGACTTTTGCTGCTGCAGCAGCTGCAGCAAAGAGCCATCACCGCAGCCAAGGTCTAACACGCGCGCTTGGTCAGTAACCAGCTGTGCAATAATATTATGATCTAAGCGCATGTACCCTCCTGCTGAACCGCATCTATTGCCAACTGATCCGCAACACTATGCATATAATTGGAGAATACTTGGTTAAAACGAGCATCTTTTAATAAGAATGCGTCATGACCCGCATCCGAGTCTATTGCAGCATAAACCACCTGCTTGTTTGCCGCGATCAAGGCATTGGTTATTTCTATCGAGCGCGCCGGCGAAAAACGCCAATCGGTTGAAAACGAAACCACCAAAAACTTGGCCTTTGCCTGCTCGAATGCTTTTACCGGATCGTTATCGTATTCGCGCGCCAAATCAAAAAAGTCCAGCACTCGAGTCATTAAAATATAACTATTAGCGTCAAAGCTTTTCGAGAACTTATCACCTTGATAACGCAAATAGCTCTCCACTTGAAACTCTAGCTCACTGTCTTGCCCAAGTTGAAAACTGCCAGAGCGTAAGTTTCGGCCGAACTTCAGATCCATAGCATCATCAGATAAATATGTTAAATGCCCGATCATCCGCGCAAGGGCCAAGCCTTTTGCCGGGATAGTCGCATGGCGCTGGTAATGACCTTGGTGAAAATCAGGGTCTGAACTAATCGCCTGGCGGGCGGTTTCATTGAAAGCAATATTTTGTGCCGTCAGCTGCATAGCTGAGGCAAATATTAAACAATGATGCATCAAATCGGGGTACTCCGTCGCCCATCGCATCACCTGCATGCCGCCTAAACTGCCGCCAACAATCGCCGCCCACTTACTGATCTTTAGATGCTGCATCAGCTGCATCTGGCTTTCCACCCAGTCTCTCACTCGCAGCATCGGAAACTCAGGACCATAGGCTTGACCGGTTTCCGGGTTAATACTGGTCGGCCCTGTAGAGCCATAGCAGCTGCCCAGATTATTCACGCAGACCACAAAAAACTGGTTAGTATCAATCGCCTTATTCGGACCAATATAATTATCCCACCAACCAGGTGATTTATCGTCTGCGTGATAAAAACCCGCAGCGTGATGAGACGAGCTTAAGGCATGACAAATTAATACCGCATTCGAGGCATCGTCATTTAACTGGCCGTAGCATTCATAAGCCAGCGTATAATTGGCCAAAGTATGGCCAGAAGAGAGTAACAGCGGCTGATCAACAGTTAAAAACTGCTCACTGACTAAGCCAACAGAATCAGCAAATTTGTCACGCATAAGAAAAACTTATATCCAGAATTATCCGAGCAATACTAGCATAAAGCGCTGCCGCAAGGTAAGTATCGAGGGAACACAAGCTGAAATGTTGGACGTGGAGGAGACAATGACAGCCAATACTCGATACAATGATTTAGACAAGCCTAAGGATGCGCTTTCTGATATATTGAAAAGATTATTCATTTCCAAGGAAAGCACTTGAACGCCTGGCTTAAACCATTACTGGCCATCATCACTATTGGCGTTGCGGCTTACTTTTTGAACACGCAAGCGCTGCAGCTTAAAGCCGCCATCGAGCAGCTCAACTCAAGCGCACAGCTTATCTGGCTGCTCAGTGCCCTAGTGTTGTGCTGCATTTTTCAATTGATTCAACTGCAACTATGGCGAAAATTAGTCGCCCGTGCCGCGGCTAAAAGCGTGTCACTGCGACAGCTAATGAAGCCTTTTTTCTGGCCTATTCTCGGCAAGTATTTACCTGGTAAAGCATTATTCGCATTAGCAAGAGTAGAGATGCTGCGGGTAGTGCCGATCAACAGAAAAGTTGGCTGGAGCCTGTTCCTGATTGAAACCTTGTTAATGCTAATGACTGCCGCTTTTATGAGCATATTTGCGCTACCCACACTATGGCAAATATACGGCGAAACCATAATAAATTTGTTATATCAGTTATCGTTTAGCTATGCGCTTTTCATCACAGTTGCCACAATACTAGTGCTTGGCATAAGCCTCGCCATTAACAGCTTTTTCAGCGATTATTTTGCCCGCCTGCGCGAACAGTGTAGTCACTTTTTCCGCTCGCTCGAGCTACCCATCAGCGACTTAATAATATTACTTCCGCAATATTGTTTACTATGGTTTGCATTCGGCATTTCCGGCCTATGTATTGTAATGGCAATAGCCCCAACAATATCGCTATCCGTAATGCAGCTGGCGTTTATCATTGCCAGCTTCTCAGCAGCCTGGCTGATTGGCTTTCTCGCTGTATTTGCACCAGGCGGCATTGGCATCCGCGAAGCTGTCATTATTCTTCTATTGTCAACGCTTCTAAGTGTTGAGCAAGCAACCCTGTGCGCCATTATTTCGCGTGCCGCATGGCATATTGCTGAGCTGCTTGGCGTGCTTCTGGCTGCGCTGATGAGCCCAGCCGCTTCCGATCATGAATTATCGTAGACAGCCAAGCGGGCAGCTGTTGTAATGACAATAAGAACATTAAACTTTTTTTGAGTAACAGCATGGATTGGCAACATCTACTGTGTGCAGAACGACTTGGGGGTAGACCGGCTAAAACTGAAAGTGGCCGATCGCCGTTTCTATCCGATCACGATAAAATCATTTTCTCTGGTGCGTTCCGCCGCCTTGCACGAAAAACTCAAGTGCATCCGATGGCCACTAACGACCATATTCATAATCGTATGACGCATAGCCTCGAGGTTGCCTGCGTGGGTCGATCACTAGCAATACGGGTAGGACAGGCTTTAGCGGCAAAGCAAAAATTACCCCAACATATACTACCCACAGACCTTGGCGATATCGTTCAGTCAACCTGTCTAGCTCACGACATTGGCAACCCACCATTCGGTCATACAGGCGAAGAAGCGATTCGCAACTGGTTTCAACAGCATGGTCAAACTTACTTACAACCCTTAAGTGTTAGACAACAAAATGACCTGCTGCGCTTTGAGGGCAACGCGCAAGGCCTTCGTATTTTAACCTCCAGTGAATATCACCAATTTGATGGCGGTATGCGCCTTACTTATGCCACACTTGCCTCGTTTATCAAATATCCATGGGGCTCAGATCAGCAGGATGCGCCCAAAACGAATAAGTACGGCATCTATGATGCTGATCGCCAGCATGTTGATGAAATTGCCGAACGCACTGCCCTACTCGAAAACAGCGTAGGATATTACTGCCGACACCCCTTAGTATATCTAATGGAAGCTGCTGACGACTTTTGCTATGGGATCTTGGATTTGGAGGATGGCTTAGAAATGGGGCTTGTCAGTTGGGAAGAGATGTTTCAGTTGATCAAGCCGGTACTGCGCCCAGCTGAGGTGCATAGCTTAGAGCAGCAAATCAAGCGAATTGAAATTGGCCGAAGGCCGCCGTTTATCCGAGGTAAAATTATCGACGCTTATATTGAGGCTGGCGTTGACGCCTATATGCGCCATGAACAGGCGTTTCTGGCTGGCGAGGTTAAGCATGACTTAATCTCACTCTGCCGACCTGAAATTACTGAGTCGGTGAATGCTGCAAAAACTCTAGCCAAGGCGCGTATTTTTTCTCACCCGCGTAAGGTTGAACTCGAAATTGGCGCCTATGATGTGATTGCCAGATTGTTGGATAAGGTTATACCCGCCTTAGATGAATGGTACCAGCAAGGCGGGATGGCGAAGTCTAAAGAAAATCAAATGATGATTAACTTAATTGGCGAAAAAAATATTCCTAAAACCGGCGACTATTATCAAACCTTGATGGCGGGTATCGACTTTGTTTCGGGCATGACCGATAATTATGCCAGCCACCTATCACGACAATTTTCGGGCATGGCCTATGCCAATTACTGAACCATGAGTCCTGAGTCCTGAGTCCTGAAGCGACGGTACTTAAGTCAGCCAGCTATTGATGTTTTGGCAACATTCATCATAAGCCATTTATCACAATAAAGAGTAGCGTAATGGAAACCATCATTGAAAGAATAATCTATGCCTCACGTTGGCTGTTAGCACCGATCTATTTAGGGCTTTCATTTGCCATCTTGCTACTGATTATTAAATTTTACCAAGAGCTGCTGCACGTGATTCCCCATTTATTAACCATGAAAGAAGTGGATTTGGTGCTTCTGATATTAAGCTTAATCGATCTAGCCCTGGTTGGTGGCCTGTTAGTGATGATCATGTTTTCTGGCTACGAGAACTTTGTTTCTCGCCTAGACATTCCGGAAGGGGAAGAAAAGCTTAGCTGGCTTGGCAAAATGGACGCTAATAGCCTCAAAAATAAAGTGGCTGCAGCAATCGTGGCGATTTCTTCGATTCACTTACTGAAAGTTTTTATGAACGCTGAAGTGTACGACAGCAGCAAGATCATGTGGTACGTCATTATGCATATGACCTTTGTTGCCTCAGCATTTGCGATGAGCATTTTAGATAAGCTAGTTAAGCGCTAAATAATAGCAACGGAAGCACTTATAACTGCAGACCAAACTGCAGCAATTTCTGGCTTAGGTAGCCCTCTAAATCCTTCAGCTGCTCATCGTTAATTTCTATATAACGCAAACCTAACTGCTGAATCAGCGTATCTTGCTGCATTTTTTTCGACAGGCTATGCTCGATATTATGCATGCCCCAGTAGGCTATATATACTCGTCTTACCGGTAAATAGAAACTGATGCGCAGCTCACTAAAGGCCAGCGCTTTATCGTAGGCAAATGCCAATTGATTAAGGTACAGCCAATTGGCAATTTTTTGGTCTGCAATATTGTCAAGCTTTCGACCATCAAGACATTGCGCAGGCTCAAGCCCGGCAACTTGCTTCAGATTAGTGGCTATCAAACTATTATCTAACATGGCTTTGGGCCACAATACAAACAGCCCCTGCTTAGAATTGCGTTGTTCGGCGCCCAGCTTCTCGGCTTGCTTGGTCATAGTCCAGCCGCGCTGGTCGCGCTCAATTAGGCCAAGCTCAGCGAATAATTGATTCACCAGTTTCGGCGTCAGATCATACTGCTGAGCAATACGCGTAGCCGACAATAAATCTGGTAGACAATGTTTAAACATTGCATGCTCCAGCAGGCTACTGGGCCAGCTAATAAACTGGCCGAATTTTTCTGACTGCTGATATTCGCCGCCAAGCTGCAAACCCTGTTCGGTGAGCTGCCATTGCTCGTCTTCACGACTGATGCAGCCTGCCTGCTGTAGTTGCTGAAACACTTGCTTTGCATCAACACCTAGCTCTTTAGCCAGTCTTGAAGATGAGTAGCGCTGCGCCATGAGATGCCCTATATTAATAAACTATATAAATTGTATACGCGTATGATTATACCTTCCTTCTATTTTAATGGGTGAAATTATGATGAAATCAATCGTCGTTTTTATGCTGTTAGCTGTTAGTATCAATAGCTGGGCCGAATGTCCAGACTGGCTTAATCAAGATATGCAAACCTTGCGAGGCAAGGATCAAGTTAACCTCTGCGAACTGAAACAAGATAAAGTCTTGCTGATAGTCAATACCGCCAGCGAATGTGGCTATACACCTCAATTCAAAGGTCTAGAAGCCCTATACCGTGAATACAAAGACGATGATTTATTAGTGATAGGCTTCCCTTCCAACTCCTTCTGGCAAGAACATCGTGAAGCAGAAAAAACTGCCGAAGTCTGCTATATCAATTATGGTGTCACGTTTCCGATGATGGCCACCTCAGATGTGAAGGGCAAACAGGCAAACCCTGTTTTTCAGCACCTCGCTGCGAGCAAAGGTCAGCCGAAATGGAATTTCTATAAATACTTGGTGGGTCGCGATGGTGAGGTTATTGAGTGGTATAACTCAGCCACACGCCCCGACGACGAGGCGCTGATTGCGGCGCTTGACAAAGCCCTGCAACAGGCGCAATAAATCCATCTGTCATAAATTGACAATATTATTGCCAACGTCATATCTTAGATAATACTGACGTGCTACCGATGCACGTCAGTATTATTTCTACTGCGGTTTATCGCTTAATCAGCGGGGCTGTAGGTAGACCACTGGCAACTCTCGCTCGGTGTTATCAGCATACACTTGTTGCCTGGGATTTTTTTCTCGAATCACCTGCCATGCGGCCTCTCGCTCTGCACCTTGAAGCTCATGCGCTGATACCGCAAAACGCTGCTTACCCAGCTGCGCATTCACCTGAGGCTGCGCTTGTAAATTAAGCCACCACAGCGGGTGCTTGTGCTGGCCATTATTTGATGCAACCACAGTCACAAAATCTTTATAGGGGTAACACACCACCGGGACTTGACGTAACTGCCCAGACTTGCGCCCAATAGTTTCTATCATCACGATGGATTGCCCGCCCATGCTGGCACCAAGACGCCCGCCAGTAAGGTTAAATACTTTGCGGTGTACTTTGGTAAACCATTGCCAATTTGCCATTTGATAACCTTTATTTATAGCTTTTCATTGATAACTTTTTATATTTTATGCATAGTTTTTCTGTTAGTCAGACAGCTGATACTTATGCTGCCGAAACGATGCCAAACACTGAGCACATAAACATTGATCGGCCGGCAGCGTTGGCGGCAGTTTGCTAACATACTTACTGCATGTTAAGGATGGCTGGCTGCACCAGCAATCGGCAATCGATGCACCTGGCTGCGTCATTACACACTGATTGGCTTGGCCACAGGCTGGACAGCGATTAGGCTTGGCATCATGCGCAGTCAAGCTTAGGCCGCCGCAACCAAAGCAGTGGCATCAAAGCTCACCGCAGACCAGCCAAACTGCATAAAATTACGGATATTGGCGTGATCATCGGCCTCAGGATGCTGTAATACATCAATAAAATAATAATCACCAAACAAGCTCAAGGTATGCTGCTCACTCAGCTGCTGCAGCTGAGCAAAAGCAAAGATTTTACATGAGCCGAGATTACTGCCCGCAGCATTGATTTGCTCGCCAACACGAAAGCCAACCGCGCTAAATTGGTAATGCTGATCAATACAATCTATGACCTGGGTAAATGATAAGGCTTTGGGGTCTGACTCAAGCAGTGCCAGCAATTCTGAAATCGACATGGTATTTTCTCAATTTTTTGCGCAATTTTTCACCAAATCTGATTAAATCTGGGCACATTATTGCGAAGTTTCGTATTATTGGTGATCCGAGATAGTTTACAGCATTCATAAGCTCCTGTTTATATGAGAAATTTACTTACTGCCATTTCCATACTTTTTTTAGGCTTT is drawn from Pseudomonadales bacterium and contains these coding sequences:
- a CDS encoding DUF2147 domain-containing protein — its product is MLRRIIGLPLQTCCLLLMLGIAATQAFAESSVIGKWTTIDDETGEPKSVVELYEKDGKLYGKVVDLLLKPDDTVCTKCSGELKDQPVVGMDIITGLSLDQGKYGGGDILDPAKGKTYACKLWLEDSDTLNVRGYLGIFYRTQTWTRMQE
- the hemW gene encoding radical SAM family heme chaperone HemW, which translates into the protein MKPLHSSTAVSQALPPLSLYVHIPWCEKKCPYCDFNSHTSATALPEQAYVDCLRQDLRAQQAFAQGRRLRSIFFGGGTPSLFSAAAIGQILVAAEQLIGFEANCEITLEANPGSAELKKFADFRQAGVNRLSIGVQSFADQQLQALGRVHDRQSALAAISAAQRAGFQRFNIDLMHGLPEQSEAAAMQDLALAIDLGAQHISWYQLTIEQNTAFYRYPPRLPDEDVLADIQQQGVDLLAQHQLYSYEVSAYASDHAQQSVHNLNYWHYGDYLAIGAGAHGKYTQFDHNAAATISRFHNTRLPNDYLARTERFVAKQQTIMPDEALFEALMNGLRLTEGIPLTSLLNFTGASEEQLRAMIEPLCQQQLLQCDHAVRATARGRQYLNFVLEALLDC
- the rdgB gene encoding RdgB/HAM1 family non-canonical purine NTP pyrophosphatase, which translates into the protein MLFTDEKLILASSNQGKLKEFKQLFQARGVHVLPQSQFAVDDAEETGLSFVENAIIKARHAAKISGLPALADDSGLEVDALRGQPGIYSARYSGPEANDASNNAKLLRALAQVPNEQRTARYRCVLVLMRHAADPTPAIFQGSWEGRILTSAEGDQGFGYDPLFWALEQQAAVATMPAALKNQVSHRAKAVAQLMAAISKR
- a CDS encoding DUF4426 domain-containing protein; protein product: MSFQYVLIKFALILVVFLSQSAMAQDGVSYKKGAYEVIYTTFNSSFISPKVAQTYGFVRGKDRALMNLAVIETLADGSMQSVEADVQVTVSDLIYKQQLEFKRIQEQQSVYYLAPFKISNKLDVYFEVSVKPKSSQQRLQFKFQKRLYHDGE
- the metW gene encoding methionine biosynthesis protein MetW translates to MRLDHNIIAQLVTDQARVLDLGCGDGSLLQLLQQQKSADIMGVEIDHDKFNQCVRKGVSVIEQNLDRGLDNFSSQSFDVVILSQTLQALHRPDLVLQEMLRIGGSGIVAFPNFGHWRSRLHLISQGRMPVSKFMPYDWYNTPNIHFCTVYDFESLCAERGIKILHRELTVGDKRLTGFSKLLPNLFSTTAIYHISR
- a CDS encoding homoserine O-acetyltransferase → MRDKFADSVGLVSEQFLTVDQPLLLSSGHTLANYTLAYECYGQLNDDASNAVLICHALSSSHHAAGFYHADDKSPGWWDNYIGPNKAIDTNQFFVVCVNNLGSCYGSTGPTSINPETGQAYGPEFPMLRVRDWVESQMQLMQHLKISKWAAIVGGSLGGMQVMRWATEYPDLMHHCLIFASAMQLTAQNIAFNETARQAISSDPDFHQGHYQRHATIPAKGLALARMIGHLTYLSDDAMDLKFGRNLRSGSFQLGQDSELEFQVESYLRYQGDKFSKSFDANSYILMTRVLDFFDLAREYDNDPVKAFEQAKAKFLVVSFSTDWRFSPARSIEITNALIAANKQVVYAAIDSDAGHDAFLLKDARFNQVFSNYMHSVADQLAIDAVQQEGTCA
- a CDS encoding flippase-like domain-containing protein — protein: MNAWLKPLLAIITIGVAAYFLNTQALQLKAAIEQLNSSAQLIWLLSALVLCCIFQLIQLQLWRKLVARAAAKSVSLRQLMKPFFWPILGKYLPGKALFALARVEMLRVVPINRKVGWSLFLIETLLMLMTAAFMSIFALPTLWQIYGETIINLLYQLSFSYALFITVATILVLGISLAINSFFSDYFARLREQCSHFFRSLELPISDLIILLPQYCLLWFAFGISGLCIVMAIAPTISLSVMQLAFIIASFSAAWLIGFLAVFAPGGIGIREAVIILLLSTLLSVEQATLCAIISRAAWHIAELLGVLLAALMSPAASDHELS
- a CDS encoding deoxyguanosinetriphosphate triphosphohydrolase, translated to MDWQHLLCAERLGGRPAKTESGRSPFLSDHDKIIFSGAFRRLARKTQVHPMATNDHIHNRMTHSLEVACVGRSLAIRVGQALAAKQKLPQHILPTDLGDIVQSTCLAHDIGNPPFGHTGEEAIRNWFQQHGQTYLQPLSVRQQNDLLRFEGNAQGLRILTSSEYHQFDGGMRLTYATLASFIKYPWGSDQQDAPKTNKYGIYDADRQHVDEIAERTALLENSVGYYCRHPLVYLMEAADDFCYGILDLEDGLEMGLVSWEEMFQLIKPVLRPAEVHSLEQQIKRIEIGRRPPFIRGKIIDAYIEAGVDAYMRHEQAFLAGEVKHDLISLCRPEITESVNAAKTLAKARIFSHPRKVELEIGAYDVIARLLDKVIPALDEWYQQGGMAKSKENQMMINLIGEKNIPKTGDYYQTLMAGIDFVSGMTDNYASHLSRQFSGMAYANY
- a CDS encoding TIGR00645 family protein, giving the protein METIIERIIYASRWLLAPIYLGLSFAILLLIIKFYQELLHVIPHLLTMKEVDLVLLILSLIDLALVGGLLVMIMFSGYENFVSRLDIPEGEEKLSWLGKMDANSLKNKVAAAIVAISSIHLLKVFMNAEVYDSSKIMWYVIMHMTFVASAFAMSILDKLVKR
- a CDS encoding glutathione peroxidase, which produces MMKSIVVFMLLAVSINSWAECPDWLNQDMQTLRGKDQVNLCELKQDKVLLIVNTASECGYTPQFKGLEALYREYKDDDLLVIGFPSNSFWQEHREAEKTAEVCYINYGVTFPMMATSDVKGKQANPVFQHLAASKGQPKWNFYKYLVGRDGEVIEWYNSATRPDDEALIAALDKALQQAQ
- a CDS encoding nitroreductase family deazaflavin-dependent oxidoreductase, coding for MANWQWFTKVHRKVFNLTGGRLGASMGGQSIVMIETIGRKSGQLRQVPVVCYPYKDFVTVVASNNGQHKHPLWWLNLQAQPQVNAQLGKQRFAVSAHELQGAEREAAWQVIREKNPRQQVYADNTERELPVVYLQPR
- a CDS encoding cysteine-rich CWC family protein translates to MTAHDAKPNRCPACGQANQCVMTQPGASIADCWCSQPSLTCSKYVSKLPPTLPADQCLCAQCLASFRQHKYQLSD
- a CDS encoding HopJ type III effector protein encodes the protein MSISELLALLESDPKALSFTQVIDCIDQHYQFSAVGFRVGEQINAAGSNLGSCKIFAFAQLQQLSEQHTLSLFGDYYFIDVLQHPEADDHANIRNFMQFGWSAVSFDATALVAAA